One part of the Amphiura filiformis chromosome 5, Afil_fr2py, whole genome shotgun sequence genome encodes these proteins:
- the LOC140152637 gene encoding putative hydroxypyruvate isomerase, with protein sequence MFQVIRRNISDLKMPLKFAANISMMFPEVSNLLDRYGAAKQAGFEAVEVAWPYDFPVDEVVAAKEKHQMHQVLLNTYGGNKPGDIGLAALPDRHDEFKESLERSIKYCKALKCPRLHIMTGRIPECSEQDRTALVAKMEKTFVENLKHAADRLKQENILGLIEPLNTKVSVPGYFLDNQYKAVEFIQRVGSDNIKLQMDLFHVQVMHGNISNIMKELWPYVGHIQFAQCPSRHEPSFEGELNFDYIFSYIESLGYDGWVGAEYKPSDSSKETFKWLQRYK encoded by the exons ATGTTTCAGGTTATAAGAAGGAATATTTCAGACTTAAAAATGCCTTTAAAATTTGCGGCCAATATTTCTATGATGTTTCCTGAGGTCAGCAATTTGCTAGACAGATATGGAGCCGCCAAACAAGCGGGGTTTGAAGCTGTTGAGGTTGCATGGCCTTATGACTTCCCTGTTGATGAAGTTGTTGCTGCGAAAGAAAAACACCAAATGCATCAAGTTTTACTGAATACTTATGGTG GGAATAAGCCAGGTGATATAGGCCTTGCTGCATTACCTGACCGACACGACGAGTTCAAAGAGAGTCTGGAGCGTTCCATTAAATATTGTAAAGCACTCAAGTGTCCAAG GTTACACATAATGACTGGGAGAATTCCAGAATGCAGCGAACAAGACAGAACAGCACTTGTGGCAAAAATGGAGAAAActtttgttgaaaatttgaaaCATGCTGCAGACAGACTGAAACAG GAAAACATCCTCGGCTTGATAGAACCTCTGAATACAAAGGTCAGTGTACCTGGCTATTTTCTTGACAATCAATACAAAG cTGTTGAGTTTATTCAGAGAGTAGGCAGTGATAACATCAAGCTGCAAATG GATCTGTTTCATGTTCAAGTCATGCATGGCAATATCTCTAACATAATGAAAGAATTATGGCCATACGTAG GTCATATACAGTTTGCTCAGTGTCCAAGTAGACATGAACCAAGCTTTGAAGGAGAGTTGAATTTTGATTACATTTTTTCTTACATTGAGAGTCTAGGCTATGATGGTTGGGTAGGAGCTGAATATAAACCTTCTG ATTCTTCAAAAGAGACATTCAAGTGGCTTCAGAGATACAAATAA
- the LOC140152639 gene encoding isoaspartyl peptidase/L-asparaginase-like, which produces MNCSTITPTIVIHGGAWAIPESLLEASCVGVQNAARAGYQILVGEGGSALDAVQAAVRVLEDDPALDAGTGSVLNVAGDVEMDAIIMEGQHLKAGAVAGVKNIRNPINLARMVMDKTDHVMLVGEGANLFASKMGISQVPKEELVTQENIKAWEHYQNFKLTVEDLSSNGADNNNTYGHDTVGAVAVDIHGNVACATSTGGITAKMVGRVGDSPIIGCGAYCDNAVGAVSTTGHGESIMKVTLARDVLYNMQQGMSSQAAAEKSLDYMTERLAGAGGVVVVSNHGDIGYHFTTERMAWASAKDGILNYGINPKETLTGKLLTEAS; this is translated from the exons ATGAACTGCAGCACTATAACCCCAACAATAGTAATCCATGGAGGTGCCTGGGCTATTCCTGAGTCACTCCTTGAAGCTAGCTGTGTAGGTGTTCAGAATGCAGCAAGAGCTGGATACCAGATTCTTGTAGGGGAAGGTGGCTCAGCGCTGGATGCAGTACAAGCAGCAGTCAGAGTTTTGGAGGATGATCCTGCATTGGATGCTG GTACAGGGTCAGTACTGAATGTTGCAGGTGATGTAGAAATGGATGCTATTATCATGGAAGGCCAACATCTCAAAGCAGGAGCAGTAGCAGGAGTCAAAAACATCCGTAATCCAATAAACTTGGCAAGGATGGTGATGGATAAG ACAGACCATGTGATGTTAGTTGGAGAGGGCGCTAATCTGTTTGCCAGTAAGATGGGGATCTCTCAGGTGCCAAAGGAAGAGCTCGTAACACAGGAAAATATCAAGGCATGGGAACACTATCAGAATTTTAAACTTACAGTGGAAGACTTGTCCAGTAACGG GGCTGATAATAACAACACATATGGTCATGATACAGTAGGAGCAGTAGCAGTTGATATACATGGCAATGTAGCATGTGCAACATCAACAGGAGGAATCACAGCCAAGATGGTTGGAAGGGTTGGTGATAGTCCTATTATAG GGTGTGGGGCATATTGTGATAATGCAGTGGGAGCAGTATCAACCACTGGACATGGGGAATCCATTATGAAGGTCACCTTAGCCAGAGATGTCTTGTACAACATGCAACAAG gTATGTCCAGTCAGGCAGCTGCTGAGAAATCATTGGACTATATGACAGAACGATTGGCTGGAGCAGGAGGGGTAGTAGTGGTGAGTAACCATGGTGATATTGGCTACCATTTTACTACAGAAAGGATGGCATGGGCATCAGCTAAAGATGGAATACTTAATTATGGTATAAATCCCAAGGAAACATTGACAGGAAAACTGTTGACAGAGGCTAGTTGA